The Clostridiaceae bacterium HFYG-1003 genome includes a window with the following:
- a CDS encoding YciI family protein — MAERQQYLYVLRPVERLLVAEHWTEKEAAITRRHFARLERMLAEGRLILAGKTGGLDETTFGIVVFEADSPEEAREIMASDPGVAEGIMTAELFPYRVALSRS; from the coding sequence ATGGCAGAACGTCAGCAGTATCTTTATGTGCTTCGACCCGTTGAACGTCTTCTGGTGGCGGAGCATTGGACCGAGAAAGAGGCAGCCATTACCAGGCGTCATTTTGCCCGTCTGGAACGGATGCTGGCAGAGGGGCGGTTGATTCTGGCCGGGAAGACAGGGGGTCTGGATGAAACGACGTTTGGGATTGTAGTTTTTGAAGCCGATTCTCCGGAGGAAGCCAGGGAAATCATGGCCAGCGATCCCGGGGTCGCGGAAGGGATTATGACAGCAGAGCTTTTCCCCTATCGGGTCGCGCTGTCCCGGTCCTGA